The following proteins are co-located in the [Pasteurella] mairii genome:
- a CDS encoding K+ -transporting ATPase: MIYSMTAFARYEIKKEWGDAVWEIRSVNQRYLETFFRVPEQFRALENPLREKLRQGLTRGKIECSLRIDQRKQHAQNLQLNQELAQQVIQSLQWLQQQAGGGEINLTDVLRYPGVVETPEQDLDMISRDLLSAFDTLLQDFIAMRAREGEKLLDVLEQRLTSVTQEAQKVRSKMPMILQWQRERLLQRFAEIQLQADPQRLEQEMVLLAQRVDVAEELDRLQMHVKETRNILQKGGAVGRKLDFMMQELNRESNTLASKSIDAEVTATAVELKVLIEQMREQIQNLE, from the coding sequence ATGATTTACAGTATGACCGCTTTTGCACGCTACGAAATTAAAAAAGAATGGGGTGATGCAGTATGGGAAATTCGTTCGGTGAACCAGCGTTATTTGGAAACCTTTTTTCGAGTGCCGGAACAATTTCGTGCCTTGGAAAATCCGTTGCGGGAAAAGCTGCGCCAAGGTTTAACGCGCGGTAAAATTGAATGTAGTTTGCGTATTGATCAACGAAAACAACATGCACAAAATTTACAATTAAATCAAGAACTCGCACAGCAAGTTATCCAATCGTTACAATGGTTACAACAACAGGCAGGTGGCGGCGAAATTAATTTAACTGATGTATTGCGCTATCCCGGCGTAGTGGAAACACCGGAGCAGGATTTGGATATGATCAGCCGAGATTTACTGAGCGCTTTTGATACGTTATTGCAAGATTTTATTGCAATGCGCGCGCGCGAGGGGGAAAAATTGTTGGATGTATTGGAGCAACGATTGACTTCCGTGACGCAAGAAGCGCAAAAAGTGCGGTCAAAAATGCCGATGATTTTGCAATGGCAACGGGAGCGTTTATTGCAACGATTTGCCGAAATTCAATTGCAAGCAGATCCGCAACGTTTAGAACAAGAAATGGTATTGCTGGCACAGCGCGTGGATGTGGCGGAAGAATTGGATCGTTTGCAAATGCACGTGAAAGAAACGCGTAATATTTTGCAAAAAGGCGGCGCGGTTGGACGCAAATTGGACTTTATGATGCAAGAGCTTAATCGTGAAAGCAATACTTTGGCATCAAAATCTATTGATGCCGAGGTGACAGCGACGGCGGTTGAACTAAAAGTGTTGATTGAACAAATGCGCGAGCAAATTCAGAATTTGGAATAA
- the ygfZ gene encoding glycine cleavage T-protein family protein, with protein MSEIILLQQYQLIELMGVDAEKFLQGQLTCDVTALSLGASTLAAHCDPKGKMSSIFRLLRMGEQHFGLIIRKALLPSALDQLKKYAVFSKVEFRLPDVAILGILGELPKIEAQYVLSLAPSAHLLINPQGEWQATQAENAWDRWEIQQGYPILNAPAQFEFLPQALNLQAIEQAISFRKGCYIGQETVARAKYRGTNKRAMFTFSSQTESAVEILSEIEMQLENGWRKTGSVLSAVNLDGVLWLQVVMNNQSDANVFRLPSGETLQSVPLPYSLED; from the coding sequence ATGAGTGAAATTATCCTACTTCAACAATATCAATTGATCGAATTAATGGGTGTTGATGCCGAAAAATTTTTGCAAGGGCAGCTGACTTGTGATGTGACTGCGTTATCGCTTGGTGCATCAACTTTAGCTGCGCATTGTGACCCGAAAGGCAAGATGAGTTCAATTTTCCGCTTGCTGCGTATGGGAGAACAACATTTTGGTTTGATTATCCGCAAAGCCTTATTGCCGAGTGCGTTAGACCAGTTAAAAAAATATGCGGTCTTTTCTAAAGTGGAATTTCGTCTGCCGGATGTGGCAATTTTGGGTATTTTAGGTGAATTACCGAAAATTGAAGCGCAATATGTTTTATCTCTCGCACCGAGCGCACATCTGCTGATTAATCCGCAAGGCGAATGGCAAGCGACACAGGCGGAAAACGCGTGGGATCGTTGGGAAATTCAACAAGGTTACCCGATTTTAAATGCGCCGGCGCAATTTGAATTTTTACCACAAGCGTTGAATTTACAAGCGATAGAACAAGCCATCTCTTTTCGTAAAGGTTGTTATATTGGGCAGGAAACCGTCGCACGCGCCAAATATCGCGGCACGAATAAACGCGCAATGTTTACGTTTTCCTCGCAAACAGAAAGTGCGGTGGAAATTTTGAGCGAAATTGAAATGCAGTTAGAAAACGGATGGCGCAAAACCGGCAGTGTATTAAGTGCGGTCAATTTAGACGGCGTTTTATGGTTACAAGTTGTGATGAATAATCAATCCGACGCCAACGTCTTCCGATTGCCAAGTGGCGAAACCTTACAATCGGTTCCATTACCTTATTCGTTGGAAGATTAA